A DNA window from Anaerobaca lacustris contains the following coding sequences:
- the murC gene encoding UDP-N-acetylmuramate--L-alanine ligase, producing the protein MSRAEVRTSPTRVKAAHRYEVVNAVNRLKIAGARFHFIGAGGVGMSGLAKFLIEKHAIVTGSDQSANAAVSRLVGSGADIRIGHSAGNIGPDTEAVVVSAAVQDDNPELQQAIRQGCPVFKYAQLLGLLMDHFQGIAVSGTHGKSTTSGWLAYGLRQVGVDANFVVGADVCQLGASSGSGDSGFFVAEACEYDRSFLNLRPQIACILNIEADHLDCYRDEGDIVDAFYRFARGTKPDGLIVANGQDANVAKVIERLDGRRRVVTFGFGTKCSVYPRNVRVHRGSYRFDVYQDGRRLGSTSLSVPGRHNILNALAVTAVAVNIGVEPEAILGVLDRFTGVDRRLMLKGCCNGVTVLDDYAHHPTEIRASLKAIREKYHPKRLWCVYQAHQYSRTRFFLDAFAASFREADKAIIPEIYFVRDSDVSRSEVNADILAGRIRAEGTDAEYVGTFDAVCDCLEKELGAGDLVVTMGAGDVWKVADEYLRRLGGNR; encoded by the coding sequence ATGAGTCGAGCCGAAGTTCGGACCTCGCCGACGAGAGTCAAGGCGGCCCATCGCTATGAGGTGGTCAATGCCGTGAATCGATTGAAGATTGCGGGTGCGCGGTTTCATTTCATCGGGGCCGGCGGCGTCGGGATGAGCGGCTTGGCGAAGTTCCTCATCGAGAAGCACGCGATCGTCACCGGATCGGACCAGTCAGCCAACGCGGCCGTCTCGCGCCTCGTCGGCAGCGGGGCCGACATCCGCATCGGCCACAGCGCCGGGAACATCGGGCCCGACACGGAGGCCGTGGTGGTCTCGGCGGCCGTCCAGGACGACAATCCCGAATTGCAGCAGGCGATTCGTCAGGGTTGCCCTGTGTTCAAGTATGCCCAACTGCTCGGGCTGCTGATGGACCACTTCCAGGGTATCGCCGTCAGCGGTACGCACGGCAAGAGCACCACGAGTGGCTGGCTGGCCTACGGCCTCAGGCAGGTGGGTGTGGATGCGAATTTCGTGGTCGGCGCCGATGTCTGCCAGTTGGGGGCCTCCTCCGGCAGCGGCGACAGCGGCTTCTTCGTGGCCGAGGCGTGCGAATACGATCGCAGCTTTCTGAACCTGCGGCCCCAGATCGCGTGCATCCTGAACATCGAGGCCGATCACCTGGACTGCTATCGCGACGAGGGCGACATCGTCGATGCGTTCTATCGGTTTGCACGGGGCACCAAACCGGATGGGCTCATCGTAGCCAACGGGCAGGACGCCAACGTCGCCAAGGTCATCGAGCGGCTGGATGGCCGGCGGCGCGTCGTGACGTTCGGCTTCGGCACCAAATGCAGCGTCTATCCCCGCAACGTCCGCGTTCATCGAGGGTCGTATCGTTTCGACGTCTATCAGGACGGCCGCCGGCTCGGATCGACCTCGCTGTCCGTTCCGGGACGGCACAACATCCTCAACGCCCTGGCGGTGACGGCCGTCGCCGTGAACATCGGCGTCGAGCCGGAGGCGATCCTGGGTGTGCTCGACCGCTTCACCGGAGTGGACCGGCGACTGATGCTCAAAGGCTGCTGCAATGGGGTGACGGTTCTGGACGACTACGCGCATCATCCGACGGAGATTCGGGCCAGCCTCAAGGCCATACGTGAGAAATATCACCCGAAGCGGCTCTGGTGCGTCTATCAGGCCCACCAATACAGCCGAACGCGATTCTTTCTGGATGCGTTTGCGGCCAGTTTCCGCGAGGCCGACAAAGCGATCATCCCCGAAATCTACTTCGTCCGTGACTCGGATGTCAGCCGCAGCGAGGTGAATGCGGACATTCTGGCCGGCCGAATTCGCGCCGAAGGGACCGATGCCGAGTACGTCGGCACCTTCGACGCCGTGTGCGATTGCCTGGAAAAGGAACTCGGGGCCGGTGATCTGGTGGTCACCATGGGCGCCGGCGATGTGTGGAAGGTGGCAGATGAATATCTTCGGCGACTTGGCGGAAATCGTTGA
- a CDS encoding YraN family protein has protein sequence MLLNRRKLLTDRTRLGRWGEKRTERFLKGKGFRTLARNFSCRTGELDLVMVDTDGTIVFVEVKTRTGERFVPAEAVVTSRKRRRIGRAARYFLAVHDIQDRVYRFDVVTIVLGDSGPPDIRHYEGAFVP, from the coding sequence GTGTTGCTCAATCGACGCAAACTGCTGACCGACCGGACCCGGCTCGGCCGATGGGGCGAGAAACGGACCGAGCGATTTCTCAAGGGCAAAGGTTTCAGGACCCTGGCGCGCAATTTCTCCTGCCGGACCGGGGAGCTCGACCTGGTCATGGTCGATACCGACGGCACCATCGTATTCGTCGAGGTCAAGACACGGACCGGCGAGCGGTTCGTCCCGGCCGAGGCGGTCGTCACCTCGCGCAAGAGGCGTCGCATCGGCCGCGCCGCCCGCTACTTCCTGGCAGTCCACGATATCCAGGACCGCGTCTACCGTTTCGACGTCGTCACGATCGTCCTGGGCGACTCCGGCCCCCCCGACATCCGCCACTACGAAGGCGCCTTCGTGCCATAG
- a CDS encoding D-alanine--D-alanine ligase family protein, with the protein MKVAVLQGGVGHEREVSLQSGRCVAEALRQGGMEVVESDITPDDMAVLDRSDIDVFFVALHGEFGEDGRLQQVLEDRGLIYTGCGPEASRLAFDKIASKNRFAEAGVAVAPTVEVAGRTPRAEIEAQLKDLGERFVVKPVRQGSSVGVYIVDGPAKAAACAVDVCAQFGDGMVEPFVRGREITVGVVGRKTLPIIEIRSRTGFYDYQAKYIDERTEYLFDTIADAELTERIGRDAMACFDALGCRDFARVDFILADDGVPYALEINTIPGFTTHSLLPKAAAKTGVSMSRLCVGIVEASFYRKPVQQNVRTVDSDSICF; encoded by the coding sequence ATGAAGGTAGCGGTCTTACAGGGCGGTGTCGGTCACGAGCGCGAGGTGAGCCTTCAGAGCGGCCGGTGCGTTGCCGAGGCGCTTCGCCAGGGCGGGATGGAGGTGGTGGAATCAGACATCACGCCCGACGACATGGCCGTGCTGGACAGGTCCGATATCGACGTGTTTTTCGTGGCTCTGCACGGCGAGTTCGGCGAGGACGGCCGGCTCCAGCAGGTGCTTGAGGACCGAGGGCTGATCTATACCGGTTGCGGCCCGGAGGCCAGCCGGCTGGCGTTCGACAAGATTGCCAGCAAGAACCGCTTTGCCGAGGCCGGTGTGGCCGTGGCGCCCACGGTCGAAGTCGCCGGGCGGACGCCGCGCGCCGAGATCGAGGCGCAGTTGAAGGATCTCGGTGAGCGATTCGTCGTCAAGCCGGTCCGGCAGGGCAGCAGCGTGGGCGTTTACATCGTCGATGGGCCGGCCAAAGCGGCGGCCTGTGCCGTGGACGTCTGCGCCCAGTTCGGCGACGGCATGGTCGAGCCCTTCGTTCGCGGCCGGGAGATCACGGTCGGGGTCGTCGGACGAAAGACCCTGCCGATCATCGAGATTCGCAGCCGGACGGGGTTCTACGACTACCAGGCAAAATACATCGACGAGCGGACCGAGTATCTGTTCGATACGATCGCCGACGCCGAACTGACTGAGCGGATCGGCCGCGATGCGATGGCCTGTTTCGACGCCTTGGGCTGTCGGGACTTCGCCCGTGTGGATTTCATCCTTGCCGACGACGGCGTGCCCTACGCGCTGGAAATCAATACGATCCCCGGCTTCACCACCCATTCGCTGCTGCCCAAGGCGGCGGCGAAGACCGGCGTTTCCATGAGTCGGTTGTGCGTGGGCATCGTCGAGGCGAGTTTTTATCGAAAACCTGTGCAGCAAAACGTCCGAACGGTCGATTCTGATAGTATCTGCTTCTGA
- the rplS gene encoding 50S ribosomal protein L19, with the protein MKTEILDHVESKNLKNALPHFEIGDTVDVHCRIKEGDKVRTQIFTGTVIAREGRGINESFTVRRIVNNEGVERKFPLHSPNVLDIRAIRSGKARRAKLYYLRGRTGKAVKLAQRHSKHTVAK; encoded by the coding sequence GTGAAGACAGAAATACTCGATCATGTTGAGAGCAAGAACCTCAAGAATGCCCTTCCACACTTTGAGATCGGCGATACGGTGGACGTGCACTGTCGGATCAAAGAGGGCGACAAGGTTCGCACCCAGATCTTCACCGGCACGGTCATCGCCCGCGAGGGACGGGGCATCAACGAGAGCTTCACGGTCCGGCGGATCGTGAACAACGAGGGCGTCGAGCGGAAGTTTCCGCTGCATTCGCCCAACGTGCTGGATATCCGCGCGATCCGCAGCGGCAAGGCCCGCCGGGCCAAGCTGTACTACCTGCGAGGCCGAACGGGCAAGGCCGTCAAGCTGGCCCAGCGCCACAGCAAGCACACCGTCGCGAAATAG
- the gdhA gene encoding NADP-specific glutamate dehydrogenase, producing MAISVPQQVPNKSAVQPAVEEFMAGVVGQSPGEVEFHQAVHEVAESVMPVVQANPAYREARVLERLAVPDMVIMFRVVWADDNGQVHVNRGYRVRMNNLVGPYKGGLRFHPSVNLGVLKFLAFEQIFKNSLTTLLLGGAKGGSDFDPKGRSDGEIMRFCQAFMTALFRYIGPDIDVPAGDIGVGGREIGYLFGQYRKLTGCFHGSLTGKSLNWGGSNLRPEATGYGAVYFAEEMLATRKEGIAGKTATVSGSGNVAQYTIQKLNALGAKALTLSDSNGTIVDPDGIDDEKLAWVMELKNVRRGRIQEYVEKFRKAEYLPGKRPWSVPCDLAFPSATQNEVEEDDARQLVANGCFCVSEGANMPSTPRAVDVFQEAGILYGPGKAANAGGVAVSGLEMNQNAGCMKRSREAVDEQLRGIMCSIHENCVTYGANADGVVDYVRGANIAAFVKIADAMLQQGYV from the coding sequence ATGGCAATCTCAGTTCCACAGCAGGTTCCGAACAAATCAGCAGTGCAACCGGCGGTCGAAGAGTTTATGGCGGGCGTCGTGGGCCAGTCGCCGGGGGAGGTCGAATTCCATCAGGCCGTGCATGAAGTCGCCGAATCCGTGATGCCCGTGGTCCAGGCCAATCCCGCCTACCGTGAGGCGCGCGTCCTGGAACGGCTGGCGGTCCCCGATATGGTGATCATGTTCCGCGTGGTCTGGGCCGACGACAACGGCCAGGTCCACGTCAACCGGGGCTACCGCGTCCGCATGAACAATCTCGTCGGCCCCTACAAGGGAGGACTGCGTTTTCATCCGTCCGTGAACCTGGGTGTGCTGAAATTCCTGGCCTTCGAGCAGATCTTCAAGAACAGCCTGACGACCCTGCTGCTCGGCGGCGCCAAGGGCGGCTCGGACTTCGACCCCAAGGGCCGGTCCGACGGGGAGATCATGCGTTTCTGCCAGGCCTTCATGACGGCGCTGTTCCGCTACATCGGCCCGGATATCGACGTTCCCGCCGGCGACATTGGCGTCGGAGGCCGCGAAATCGGGTATCTGTTCGGCCAGTACCGCAAGCTGACGGGCTGCTTCCATGGGTCGCTGACGGGCAAGAGCCTCAACTGGGGCGGATCGAACCTCCGACCGGAGGCGACCGGGTATGGGGCGGTCTACTTCGCCGAAGAGATGCTGGCGACACGCAAAGAAGGGATCGCCGGCAAGACGGCCACCGTCTCCGGGTCCGGCAACGTCGCCCAATACACCATCCAGAAGCTCAACGCCCTGGGCGCCAAGGCCCTGACGCTGTCCGATTCCAACGGCACGATCGTGGACCCCGACGGGATCGACGACGAGAAGCTGGCATGGGTCATGGAACTGAAGAACGTCCGACGAGGCCGCATCCAGGAGTACGTCGAGAAGTTCCGCAAGGCCGAATACCTGCCGGGCAAACGGCCCTGGTCGGTCCCCTGCGATCTGGCGTTCCCCAGCGCCACCCAGAACGAGGTGGAGGAAGACGACGCCAGGCAACTTGTGGCCAACGGCTGCTTCTGTGTCAGCGAAGGGGCCAATATGCCGTCGACGCCGAGGGCGGTGGATGTGTTCCAGGAAGCCGGCATCCTCTACGGGCCCGGCAAGGCGGCCAACGCCGGCGGCGTGGCGGTTTCCGGCCTGGAAATGAACCAGAACGCCGGCTGCATGAAGCGGTCGCGGGAGGCGGTGGACGAGCAGCTCCGCGGGATCATGTGTTCCATCCACGAGAACTGCGTCACCTACGGCGCCAATGCCGACGGCGTGGTGGACTACGTGCGTGGGGCGAACATTGCGGCGTTTGTCAAGATTGCCGACGCCATGCTTCAGCAGGGCTACGTCTGA
- a CDS encoding YkgJ family cysteine cluster protein produces MVAESERYRRVVAEVAVLYDWIDMQLQQDRDLAGTCAACGACCNFAVYDHLLFVTPPELIYLAAKLDASNLKQMPGDRCPYQEEERCTIHRHRFTGCRIFCCDGDREFQAELTETVLRKLRSICRRYEVPYQYADLATALATFPTGTCRSAAGPCPEDRRD; encoded by the coding sequence ATGGTGGCTGAATCAGAACGATATCGCCGAGTCGTCGCAGAAGTAGCGGTTCTCTACGACTGGATTGACATGCAGCTTCAGCAGGACCGCGATCTGGCCGGGACGTGTGCGGCCTGCGGGGCCTGCTGCAACTTCGCCGTCTACGATCACCTGCTGTTCGTTACTCCGCCCGAGTTGATCTACCTCGCCGCCAAACTGGACGCATCGAACCTCAAGCAGATGCCCGGCGACCGCTGTCCGTACCAGGAGGAGGAACGATGCACGATCCACCGGCATCGGTTCACCGGCTGCCGTATCTTCTGCTGCGACGGCGACCGGGAATTCCAGGCCGAACTGACCGAAACCGTCCTGCGGAAACTCAGGAGCATCTGCCGACGGTACGAGGTCCCCTACCAGTACGCCGACCTGGCCACGGCTCTGGCGACCTTCCCTACCGGTACCTGTCGGTCGGCAGCGGGACCTTGTCCTGAGGATCGTAGAGATTGA
- a CDS encoding deoxyguanosinetriphosphate triphosphohydrolase — MSESMQSYAVTEMASKGRAYAETPHRYRSAFERDRDRIIHSSAFRRLEGKTQVFTPGLDDYYRTRLTHTIEVAQIGRTIARALGLNEALTEAICLAHDLGHPPFGHAGEAALNGLMADYGGFEHNAHSLRIVELLEHPYPAFMGLNLMYETRLGLAKHKSRYDVPQGDPFAEANGTLEGQIVDLADRIAYNCHDLEDGMKARLLDSEQMRHIEIFAEAQRQVDADAIEDRTIRRTRTAKAIIDTLVGDCIATSDGNIAAAGIATPLDACARPQNVIGLSPQCDRKLEALETFLLECFYHHESLIRNAEDARRRLAQIFERLCAAPDLMPGYFQRFIPQHGLPRAVCDYIAGMTDRFALKVLGIGPS; from the coding sequence ATGTCCGAGAGTATGCAGTCGTACGCCGTGACGGAGATGGCGAGCAAGGGCCGGGCCTATGCTGAGACGCCGCACCGATATCGCTCGGCGTTCGAACGGGACCGCGACCGGATCATCCACAGCTCGGCCTTCCGCCGGCTCGAAGGCAAGACGCAGGTGTTCACGCCGGGGCTCGACGATTACTATCGCACGCGTCTGACGCACACGATCGAGGTCGCCCAGATCGGCCGGACCATCGCCCGGGCGTTGGGACTCAACGAGGCGCTGACCGAGGCGATCTGCCTGGCGCATGATCTTGGGCATCCGCCGTTCGGGCACGCCGGCGAGGCGGCCCTCAACGGGCTGATGGCCGACTACGGCGGGTTCGAGCACAACGCCCACTCGCTGCGCATCGTCGAACTGCTCGAACACCCCTATCCGGCGTTCATGGGCCTGAACCTCATGTACGAGACCCGCCTGGGCCTGGCCAAGCACAAGAGCCGCTACGATGTCCCCCAGGGCGACCCCTTCGCCGAGGCCAACGGCACCTTGGAAGGCCAGATCGTGGACCTGGCCGACCGCATCGCCTACAACTGCCACGATCTCGAAGACGGGATGAAGGCCCGCCTGCTCGACAGCGAGCAGATGCGGCACATCGAGATCTTCGCCGAGGCGCAACGCCAGGTCGACGCCGACGCGATCGAGGACCGAACGATCCGCCGGACCCGTACGGCTAAGGCGATCATCGACACCCTGGTGGGCGACTGCATCGCCACCAGCGACGGCAACATCGCCGCCGCGGGGATCGCCACCCCGCTCGATGCGTGCGCCAGGCCGCAGAACGTGATCGGCCTGTCGCCCCAGTGCGACCGCAAGCTGGAGGCGCTGGAGACGTTTCTGCTGGAGTGCTTCTACCATCACGAATCCCTCATCCGCAACGCCGAGGACGCCCGCCGGCGGCTGGCCCAAATCTTCGAGCGACTGTGCGCCGCGCCTGACCTGATGCCCGGCTATTTTCAGCGATTCATCCCCCAGCACGGCCTCCCACGCGCCGTCTGCGACTACATCGCCGGCATGACCGACCGATTCGCCCTCAAGGTGCTCGGCATCGGGCCTTCATAG
- the ilvD gene encoding dihydroxy-acid dehydratase has product MRSDTVKKGFQRAPHRGLLHACGLKDADFDKPFIGVANSFCEVVPGHVHLNEVARVVKEAIREAGGVPFEFNTIAVCDGVAMGHTGMKYSLSSREIVADSVETMVRAHCFDGLICIPNCDKIIPGMFMGAVRLNVPTLFVSGGPMKAGKTKDGKTVDLISIFEGVAQFNAGKISEEELKELECAGCPTQGSCSGMFTANSMNCLSEAIGMALPGNGTILAVDPKRQDLYKAAGRQIVELVKRDIKPLDVISDKSMDNALALDMAMGGSTNTVLHTLAIASEAKIAYDLDRINAISERCPNICKVSPSSAIHIEDVDRAGGISAILNEISKVPNLLNLDCLTVTGKTLGENIASAKIEDTEVIHPLANAYSKTGGLSILRGNLAPNGSVVKSAGVAKAMLTHTGPAVIFESQEEACEGILAGKVKAGDVVVIRYEGPKGGPGMQEMLSPTSYIMGAGLGESVALITDGRFSGGTRGACIGHVSPEAAVGGPIGLLKNGDIIEIDIPNNTMNAKLSDAEWAQRKKAWKPMEPRIKEGCLGKYAAMATSADTGAVLKW; this is encoded by the coding sequence ATGAGAAGCGATACCGTCAAGAAGGGCTTTCAGCGGGCGCCCCATCGCGGCCTGCTTCACGCGTGTGGCTTGAAGGATGCGGATTTCGATAAGCCGTTCATCGGCGTCGCCAACAGCTTCTGCGAGGTTGTGCCGGGCCACGTTCATCTCAACGAAGTGGCCCGCGTCGTGAAGGAAGCCATACGTGAAGCCGGCGGCGTGCCCTTCGAGTTCAATACAATTGCGGTCTGTGACGGCGTCGCGATGGGCCATACGGGCATGAAGTACTCGCTGTCCTCGCGCGAGATCGTCGCCGACTCGGTCGAAACGATGGTGCGGGCCCACTGCTTCGACGGCCTGATCTGCATCCCCAACTGCGACAAGATCATCCCCGGCATGTTCATGGGCGCCGTGCGCCTGAACGTGCCGACCCTGTTCGTCTCGGGCGGCCCGATGAAGGCGGGCAAAACCAAGGACGGCAAGACGGTGGACCTGATCAGCATCTTCGAGGGCGTCGCCCAGTTCAACGCCGGCAAGATCAGCGAAGAAGAGCTCAAGGAGCTCGAATGCGCCGGCTGCCCCACCCAGGGCAGTTGCTCGGGCATGTTCACCGCCAATTCGATGAACTGCCTGTCCGAGGCGATCGGCATGGCCCTGCCCGGCAACGGCACGATCCTCGCGGTCGATCCGAAGCGGCAGGACCTGTACAAGGCCGCCGGCAGACAGATCGTCGAACTGGTGAAAAGGGACATCAAGCCGCTCGACGTCATCAGCGACAAGTCGATGGACAACGCGCTGGCCCTCGACATGGCGATGGGCGGCTCGACCAATACGGTCCTCCATACGCTGGCCATCGCCAGCGAGGCGAAGATCGCCTACGACCTGGACCGGATCAATGCCATCTCCGAGAGGTGTCCGAATATCTGCAAGGTCTCGCCGTCCAGCGCCATCCACATCGAGGACGTCGACCGTGCCGGCGGGATCAGCGCGATCCTCAACGAGATCAGCAAGGTGCCGAACCTGTTGAACCTCGACTGTCTGACCGTCACGGGCAAGACGCTGGGAGAGAACATCGCCAGCGCGAAAATCGAGGACACCGAGGTGATCCATCCGCTGGCCAACGCCTATTCCAAGACGGGCGGCCTGTCGATCCTGCGCGGCAATCTGGCCCCCAACGGCAGCGTCGTCAAGAGCGCCGGGGTCGCCAAGGCCATGCTGACACACACCGGCCCGGCGGTCATCTTCGAGAGCCAGGAAGAGGCCTGCGAGGGCATCCTGGCCGGCAAGGTCAAGGCCGGCGACGTGGTCGTCATCCGCTATGAGGGCCCCAAGGGCGGGCCGGGCATGCAGGAGATGCTCAGTCCGACCAGCTACATCATGGGCGCCGGCCTGGGCGAGTCGGTCGCGCTGATTACCGACGGGCGGTTCAGTGGCGGCACGCGCGGCGCCTGCATCGGGCACGTCAGCCCCGAAGCGGCCGTCGGCGGGCCCATCGGTCTGCTCAAAAACGGGGACATCATCGAGATCGACATCCCCAACAACACGATGAACGCCAAACTCTCCGACGCCGAATGGGCCCAGCGCAAGAAGGCCTGGAAACCGATGGAACCCCGAATCAAGGAAGGCTGCCTCGGCAAGTACGCCGCCATGGCCACCAGCGCCGACACCGGCGCCGTGCTGAAATGGTAG
- a CDS encoding DUF433 domain-containing protein, translating to MNERITTDPNICHGQACVRGTRIPVHQIVRMLANGDTVEDLLQEYPSLTQEDVFACLDYAASLAEEEISPIADATP from the coding sequence ATGAACGAACGAATCACGACAGACCCCAATATCTGCCATGGGCAGGCATGCGTGAGGGGCACAAGGATCCCGGTCCACCAGATCGTGCGCATGCTCGCCAATGGTGATACCGTCGAGGATCTCCTGCAGGAGTATCCCTCATTGACACAGGAGGATGTCTTCGCCTGCCTCGATTACGCCGCCTCCCTGGCAGAAGAAGAGATTTCTCCTATCGCGGACGCGACACCGTGA
- the murB gene encoding UDP-N-acetylmuramate dehydrogenase — protein MNIFGDLAEIVEQNHVMAPHTWYRLGGPADYFIRPRTVEELQDMVRRCDENHIRVHVMGLGSNLLISDEGVRGAVVKLDAPAFAETQFEGPHLTAWAGAELSKLVLDCVEKGLSGLEVLTGIPGSIGGAVKMNAGGQFGDIGSVVDSVTLMDGQGTVFERSKPELIFDYRSVNIRASTILNAKLTLSEADPEEIMRTVKESWIYKKNNQPLNTRNCGCVFRNPPGASAGALIDRAGLKGFQIGGAAVSDKHANFIVANKGCTSRDVLRLIEVVRQKVRGHADVELQTEIEIWK, from the coding sequence ATGAATATCTTCGGCGACTTGGCGGAAATCGTTGAGCAAAACCATGTGATGGCCCCGCACACCTGGTACCGCCTCGGCGGTCCGGCCGACTACTTCATTCGTCCCCGGACGGTTGAGGAGCTTCAGGACATGGTCCGGCGGTGCGACGAGAACCATATCCGCGTCCACGTGATGGGACTCGGGTCGAACCTGCTGATCAGCGATGAGGGGGTGCGAGGGGCCGTCGTCAAGTTGGATGCTCCGGCCTTCGCCGAGACGCAGTTCGAGGGACCGCACCTGACCGCCTGGGCGGGGGCCGAACTGAGCAAGCTGGTGCTCGACTGCGTCGAGAAAGGGCTTTCGGGCCTGGAGGTGTTGACGGGCATTCCTGGCTCGATCGGCGGCGCCGTGAAGATGAACGCCGGCGGGCAGTTCGGCGACATCGGTTCGGTCGTGGACTCGGTGACGCTGATGGACGGCCAGGGGACGGTCTTCGAGAGGAGCAAGCCGGAGCTGATCTTCGACTATCGCAGCGTCAATATCCGCGCCTCGACGATCCTGAACGCGAAGCTGACGCTCAGCGAGGCCGACCCGGAAGAGATCATGCGGACGGTCAAGGAGAGCTGGATCTACAAGAAGAACAACCAGCCGCTCAATACGAGGAACTGCGGGTGCGTTTTCAGGAACCCGCCGGGTGCATCGGCCGGAGCGCTGATCGATCGCGCCGGTCTCAAGGGGTTTCAGATCGGTGGGGCGGCGGTCAGCGACAAGCACGCCAACTTCATCGTGGCCAACAAGGGCTGCACGAGCCGGGACGTCCTGCGACTCATCGAAGTGGTCCGCCAGAAGGTCCGCGGGCACGCCGACGTCGAGTTGCAGACGGAAATCGAGATCTGGAAGTAG
- a CDS encoding HIT family protein, with translation MERSNIWAPWRIPYIRGLDKGDGCFLCRDFAHPESDDENLLLWRTERSLVVLNRYPYNNGHLLVSPARHIADLDDAREEEMTELMKLVRESQRALSMTINPHGYNVGLNFGRCAGAGLPGHMHIHVVPRWDGDTNFMNVCSDTDVVSQSLVDLLAELKTVSAEHGLPNL, from the coding sequence TTGGAACGAAGCAACATCTGGGCGCCCTGGCGCATCCCCTACATCCGCGGACTCGACAAAGGCGACGGCTGTTTCCTCTGTCGCGATTTCGCCCATCCTGAATCCGACGACGAGAACCTGCTGCTGTGGCGGACCGAGAGGAGCCTGGTTGTGCTGAACCGCTATCCGTACAACAACGGACACCTGCTCGTCTCGCCCGCCCGGCACATCGCCGACCTCGACGACGCCCGAGAGGAAGAGATGACCGAGTTGATGAAGCTCGTTCGCGAATCGCAGCGGGCCCTGTCGATGACGATCAATCCGCACGGGTACAATGTGGGTTTGAACTTCGGCCGCTGCGCCGGCGCCGGCCTGCCCGGCCACATGCACATCCACGTCGTGCCGCGCTGGGATGGCGACACGAATTTCATGAACGTGTGCAGCGATACCGACGTCGTCAGCCAGTCCCTGGTGGACCTGCTGGCAGAACTGAAAACCGTCAGCGCCGAGCACGGCCTGCCGAACCTGTGA
- a CDS encoding YkgJ family cysteine cluster protein, with protein MNRGNVQKWYAAGLCFECTGCGACCSGPGEGYIWVTRPEIELIARHLKTTPGQLRQKYLRRVGLRTTIIEHETTKDCIFLRTIGGRKQCVIYPVRPSQCRTWPFWPDNLSGPNAWNSTAVRCPGINRGRHYSAKQIEQIKRNKQWWLNQNDIAESSQK; from the coding sequence GTGAACAGGGGAAACGTTCAGAAATGGTATGCGGCGGGGTTGTGTTTTGAGTGTACGGGGTGTGGGGCGTGCTGCTCGGGGCCGGGGGAAGGGTATATCTGGGTGACGCGGCCGGAGATCGAGCTGATCGCCAGGCACCTGAAGACGACGCCGGGGCAGTTGCGGCAGAAATACCTTCGGCGGGTGGGCCTGCGCACCACGATCATCGAACACGAAACGACCAAGGACTGTATCTTTCTCAGGACGATTGGCGGCCGCAAACAGTGCGTGATCTACCCGGTCCGGCCGAGTCAGTGCCGAACGTGGCCGTTCTGGCCGGACAACCTCTCAGGGCCCAACGCCTGGAACAGCACCGCCGTCCGGTGCCCCGGGATCAACCGGGGACGGCACTACAGCGCCAAGCAAATTGAACAAATCAAGAGAAACAAGCAATGGTGGCTGAATCAGAACGATATCGCCGAGTCGTCGCAGAAGTAG